Proteins from a single region of Carassius gibelio isolate Cgi1373 ecotype wild population from Czech Republic chromosome A5, carGib1.2-hapl.c, whole genome shotgun sequence:
- the LOC128014846 gene encoding osteoclast-stimulating factor 1-like, producing the protein MSKPPPKPAKPGQVKVYRALFTFDPRTPDELYFEEGDILYISDTSDSNWWKGTCRGRTGLIPSNYVAEQAESIDNPMHEAAKRGNLSWLRECLDNKVGINGLDKAGNTALYWACHGGHKDVVEILLSQPNCELNQQNKLGDTALHAAAWKGYSDIAEMLLNKNARTDVLNNEKKTALDMATNAQCASLLKRKLGGVILRTHSNAEEYLDDEDSD; encoded by the exons ATGTCAAAGCCTCCCCCCAAACCAGCTAAACCAG GCCAGGTCAAGGTGTACAGGGCTTTATTCACCTTTGACCCAAGGACG CCAGATGAACTGTACTTTGAGGAAGGAGATATTTTGTACATCTCGGATACA AGTGACAGTAACTGGTGGAAGGGGACATGCCGGGGAAGGACTGGTCTTATTCCCAGTAATTATG TGGCTGAGCAAGCAGAGTCCATTGACAACCCCATGCATGAAGCAGCCAAGCGAG gtAATCTGAGCTGGCTCAGAGAGTGTTTGGATAATAAGGTTGGCATCAACGGACTGGACAAAGCCGGGAACACCGCTCTCTACTGGGCCTGCCACGGAGGACATAAAG ATGTGGTGGAGATTTTGCTGAGTCAGCCGAACTGTGAGCTCAATCAGCAG AATAAACTGGGAGACACGGCTCTACACGCAGCTGCCTGGAAGGGTTACTCCGATATCGCTGAAATGTTGCTTAATAAAA ATGCCAGGACAGACGTGCTTAACAATGAGAAGAAGACCGCTCTGGATATGGCCACCAATGCACAGTGTGCCTCTCTGCTGAAGAGGAAGCTGGGAGGAG TGATTCTCCGCACCCACAGTAACGCCGAGGAGTATCTGGATGATGAAGACTCTGACTGA
- the LOC127988110 gene encoding proheparin-binding EGF-like growth factor — protein sequence MTNRNSAQNSAAMNLQRLSSLLLCVVCSAVFTVTTAAAHTSALGHVTVMSSSGEGLQSAMGEDLESDDDQDPSVMFSDPTLVKVTQVSKGDEQNHKRSGHKKNKGRRKNKNITPVQPNHSPTADPCLTSHVDYCIHGHCTYLHGLREPVCVCKRGYDGERCGIQLLGTSRDDSSTETTHTALVIMAVVLSVISCLAILLMVCVHYRTHQPFQVAFLSSTDEREKLEKKNIVV from the exons ATGACAAACAGAAACTCAGCACAGAACTCAGCTGCCATGAACCTACAGCGCCTCTCCTCTCTGCTGCTCTGTGTCG tTTGCAGTGCAGTTTTCACCGTAACGACAGCTGCTGCTCACACATCTGCACTGGGTCATGTGACCGTGATGTCATCATCGGGGGAGGGGCTTCAGAGCGCCATGGGTGAAGATTTGGAATCTGATGATGATCAGGATCCATCGGTTATGTTCAGTGATCCAACTTTGGTTAAAG TAACCCAAGTCAGTAAAGGAGACGAGCAGAATCACAAACGCTCTGGGCACAAAAAGAACAAAGGAAGAAGGAAGAATAAAAATATCACTCCTGTTCAGCCGAATCACAGCCCCACCGCTGACCCCTGCCTGACCTCTCACGTGGACTACTGCATCCACGGCCACTGCACATACCTGCACGGCCTGAGAGAgcctgtctgtgt ATGTAAGAGAGGTTATGATGGGGAACGCTGTGGGATCCAGCTGCTCGGGACGTCTCGAGACGATAGCAGCACAGAAACGACCCACACCGCGCTCGTCATTATGGCTGTGGTCCTGTCAGTCATCAGCTGCCTAGCCATCCTGCTCATGGTCTGCGTGCA CTATAGAACACATCAACCCTTTCAGGTGGCGTTCCTGAGCTCCACCGATGAGAGAGAGAAACTAGAGAAAAAGAACATTGTGGTGTGA